From Armatimonadota bacterium, one genomic window encodes:
- a CDS encoding DUF1116 domain-containing protein codes for MGVGRALDLIPGMAPDLILHAGPPITWERMSGPLRGAIIGGLILEGRADTEAEAVALVERGEVRFEPCHHHAAVGPMAGVTTASMPVYIIENRAGGNRAYSNFNEGYGKVLRYGAYSEEVLARLRWINGVLAPAVGEALQRAGGLDVKALIAQQLTMGDEGHNRNRAGSATFGRLLAPHLARVGLAPETLEQVLRYFADNDLAVLNPVMAACKATMDAAHGIAGSTVVTCMARNGTDFGIRVSGLGDRWFTAPAAVPVGLYFPGFSSADANPDIGDSTITETAGIGAFAMAAAPAIVKFVGGTPAEAAAATLEMYEITVGENPAFGLPPLDFRGTPTGIDIRKVVRTGITPRINTGIAHRMPGVGQVGAGLVRPPMACFEQALEAMAEMAK; via the coding sequence CGCGATCATCGGCGGGCTGATCCTCGAGGGCCGCGCGGACACCGAGGCAGAGGCGGTGGCGTTGGTGGAGCGGGGTGAGGTCCGCTTTGAACCGTGCCATCACCACGCCGCGGTGGGGCCGATGGCCGGCGTGACGACCGCCTCAATGCCCGTCTACATCATTGAGAACCGCGCAGGGGGCAATCGGGCGTACTCCAACTTCAACGAGGGCTACGGCAAGGTGCTGCGCTACGGCGCCTACAGCGAGGAGGTCCTGGCGCGGCTGCGCTGGATCAACGGGGTCCTGGCGCCGGCGGTCGGCGAAGCCCTGCAGCGCGCCGGCGGGCTCGACGTGAAGGCCCTGATCGCGCAGCAACTCACCATGGGCGACGAGGGCCACAACCGCAACCGGGCGGGATCGGCTACGTTCGGCCGTCTGCTCGCGCCGCACCTCGCCCGCGTCGGCCTCGCTCCCGAAACGCTGGAGCAGGTGCTGCGCTACTTCGCCGACAACGATCTGGCGGTGCTCAACCCGGTCATGGCCGCGTGCAAGGCCACCATGGACGCCGCGCATGGGATCGCCGGCAGCACGGTCGTTACGTGCATGGCGCGCAACGGCACCGACTTCGGCATCCGGGTCTCAGGCCTGGGCGACCGCTGGTTCACCGCCCCGGCCGCGGTGCCGGTTGGGCTGTACTTCCCCGGGTTCTCCTCCGCCGATGCCAACCCTGATATCGGAGACTCGACGATCACCGAGACCGCGGGCATCGGCGCGTTCGCCATGGCCGCGGCGCCTGCCATAGTGAAGTTCGTGGGCGGGACCCCGGCAGAAGCAGCCGCCGCGACCCTGGAGATGTACGAGATCACCGTCGGCGAGAACCCGGCCTTCGGCCTGCCGCCGCTGGACTTCCGCGGCACCCCAACCGGGATTGATATCCGCAAGGTGGTGCGCACCGGCATTACCCCCCGCATCAACACCGGGATAGCGCACAGGATGCCGGGCGTCGGCCAGGTCGGTGCCGGGCTGGTGCGGCCGCCCATGGCCTGCTTCGAGCAGGCCCTGGAGGCGATGGCCGAAATGGCGAAGTAG
- a CDS encoding cyclase family protein — MKPFDLSSARVLDLSQNFSVDSPPFAYYEGPTIKWVKKMAFEGVNAQHISSTNHIATHLDAPLHFNDPGPDVAGIPIGTLVGPACIVDLAQFGIGDYDIYGPKHFEQWEKKYNTKIERGDILVIHTGYHAYYNEDWSPATKATHPDARPDLPRSFLRHPGPQAEFCDWVLDRGIRWMAVDAISTDHPFNTKVRDARRDLVPEVEAKIGMTMDQAFPWPKDYQATHTRLFPKGVFHIENVGGDIDLILNQRVWVGCFPFRFKGGEAAFCRFVGFVEA, encoded by the coding sequence ATGAAGCCGTTTGATCTGTCAAGCGCACGCGTCCTGGATCTCTCGCAGAACTTCAGCGTGGACTCGCCGCCCTTTGCCTACTACGAAGGCCCTACGATCAAGTGGGTCAAGAAGATGGCCTTCGAGGGCGTGAACGCACAGCACATCAGCAGCACGAACCACATCGCCACGCACCTCGACGCGCCGCTGCACTTCAACGACCCAGGGCCGGACGTGGCAGGGATCCCGATCGGCACACTGGTGGGCCCGGCGTGCATAGTGGACCTGGCGCAGTTCGGGATTGGCGACTACGACATCTACGGCCCGAAGCACTTCGAGCAGTGGGAGAAGAAGTACAACACCAAGATCGAACGCGGCGACATCCTGGTCATTCACACCGGCTACCACGCCTACTACAACGAGGACTGGTCGCCGGCGACCAAGGCAACCCACCCCGATGCCCGGCCCGACCTGCCCCGGTCGTTCCTGCGCCATCCCGGCCCGCAGGCCGAGTTCTGCGATTGGGTACTCGATCGCGGGATCCGCTGGATGGCCGTTGACGCCATCTCGACAGATCACCCGTTCAACACCAAGGTGCGTGACGCCCGACGCGACCTGGTCCCCGAGGTTGAGGCCAAGATCGGCATGACGATGGACCAGGCGTTCCCCTGGCCGAAGGACTACCAGGCCACGCACACCCGGCTATTCCCCAAGGGCGTATTCCACATCGAGAACGTGGGCGGGGACATTGACCTGATCCTCAACCAGCGCGTCTGGGTGGGCTGCTTCCCGTTCCGGTTCAAGGGCGGCGAGGCGGCGTTCTGCCGTTTCGTGGGGTTTGTGGAAGCGTAG
- a CDS encoding RidA family protein has product MKIEAKLAEMGLELPSAPRPVANYVRTVRAGNLLFVAGHGPFRDGKMQFLGKVGQDLPVEEGYQAARLVALNCLASVKEALGDLDRVKRVVKLLGMVNCAPEFGQQPEVINGASDLLVDLYGDAGRHARSAVGMNALPRGIAVEIEMVLEVE; this is encoded by the coding sequence ATGAAGATCGAGGCCAAGCTTGCCGAGATGGGACTGGAGCTTCCCAGCGCGCCCAGGCCCGTCGCGAACTACGTCCGCACGGTGCGCGCGGGGAACCTGCTGTTCGTAGCAGGGCACGGTCCCTTCCGCGATGGGAAGATGCAGTTCCTGGGCAAGGTCGGTCAGGATCTGCCGGTGGAGGAAGGCTACCAGGCCGCCCGGCTGGTGGCGCTCAACTGCCTGGCCTCGGTGAAGGAGGCGCTGGGCGATCTCGACCGCGTGAAGCGGGTGGTGAAGCTGCTGGGCATGGTCAACTGCGCGCCGGAGTTTGGGCAGCAGCCCGAGGTCATAAACGGCGCCTCAGACCTGCTGGTGGATCTGTACGGGGATGCCGGGCGCCACGCCCGGTCGGCGGTCGGGATGAACGCGCTGCCGCGCGGGATCGCGGTTGAGATCGAGATGGTCCTGGAGGTAGAGTAG
- the codA gene encoding cytosine deaminase — protein sequence MDLIIRQATVAGAAQPVDIGVRGERIARIGPAIAETSPNEIDAAGRMVTPSLVETHVHLDAVLTVGQPRHNLTGSLFEGIEIWGERVKTLTREDVIRRANQAIRWMLASGVTHIRTHVDVCDPTLMALRALLEVRDAWQGVVTIHVVAFPQQGIYSFPDGEALLVRALDQGADVVGGIPHCEWTREYGERAVKTALRLAAERGLRADLHCDETDDDQSRFLEVVAAETIRLGLQGRVTAGHATAMHSYNNAYAHRLIRWMRQAGVHIVTNPLDNSVLQGRFDAYPIRRGFTRVKELLAAGINVCIGHDSIMDPWYPLGTGDPMQACFVMAHYGQMSGYEEVRTLLEMVTTRAAACFGLDEYGLVEDRQADLVVWDAPTPEDAVRRIAPRVAVISRGRVVARTTPARSEVILRGNPEAVTFLP from the coding sequence TTGGATCTCATAATCAGGCAGGCAACGGTCGCGGGCGCGGCGCAGCCCGTGGACATCGGCGTCCGCGGTGAGCGGATCGCGCGGATCGGCCCCGCGATCGCGGAGACTTCGCCCAACGAGATTGATGCCGCCGGGCGCATGGTCACTCCCTCTCTGGTCGAGACACACGTCCATCTCGACGCCGTGCTCACCGTGGGCCAGCCCCGCCACAACCTCACCGGCTCGCTGTTCGAGGGGATCGAGATCTGGGGCGAGAGGGTCAAGACGCTCACGCGCGAGGATGTGATCCGCCGGGCGAATCAGGCCATTCGTTGGATGCTGGCCAGTGGCGTCACCCACATCCGCACGCACGTGGACGTGTGCGATCCGACGCTAATGGCTCTCAGGGCACTGCTAGAGGTCCGCGATGCCTGGCAGGGCGTGGTCACGATTCACGTAGTGGCCTTTCCGCAGCAGGGCATCTACTCGTTCCCCGACGGCGAGGCGCTGCTGGTCCGGGCGCTGGATCAGGGGGCAGACGTTGTCGGGGGCATCCCACACTGTGAGTGGACGCGCGAGTACGGCGAGCGTGCCGTCAAGACCGCGCTGCGCCTGGCCGCGGAGCGGGGCCTACGGGCGGACCTGCACTGCGACGAGACCGACGACGACCAGAGCCGGTTCCTCGAGGTGGTGGCGGCCGAGACCATCCGGTTGGGCCTGCAGGGCCGCGTGACGGCCGGCCACGCCACCGCGATGCACTCATACAACAACGCCTATGCTCACCGCTTGATCCGTTGGATGCGGCAGGCAGGCGTGCACATCGTCACCAACCCCCTCGACAACTCGGTCCTGCAGGGCCGGTTCGATGCCTACCCAATCCGGCGCGGATTCACGCGGGTCAAAGAACTGCTGGCCGCCGGCATCAACGTGTGCATTGGACACGATTCGATCATGGATCCCTGGTACCCGCTTGGTACCGGCGATCCCATGCAGGCATGCTTCGTGATGGCGCACTACGGGCAGATGTCGGGATATGAGGAGGTGCGCACCCTCCTCGAGATGGTCACCACGCGCGCGGCCGCCTGCTTCGGGCTGGACGAGTACGGGCTGGTCGAGGACCGCCAGGCCGACCTGGTGGTGTGGGACGCGCCGACGCCCGAGGACGCCGTGCGGCGCATTGCCCCGCGGGTGGCGGTCATCTCGCGCGGCCGTGTGGTGGCGCGGACGACACCGGCGCGGTCTGAGGTCATCCTGCGCGGGAACCCGGAGGCGGTCACATTTCTGCCATGA
- a CDS encoding XRE family transcriptional regulator, producing the protein MKWTVEYGPDVGRPHVAPVGQGIWEMRAVGSDRRMLCSVARGHRFVVLHGLASAKRREVTRVRRVRKVSPSVGWRHWFERELGSSGFRDAFERLAPEYEIARQLIELRRRCGLTQREAAASAGMSPPELAKIERGKVLPGLEKMAQVYGAVGYDLEVRPVTRSGRPAKGVRPVRIRSGQRLAEPVIRMAAEGD; encoded by the coding sequence GTGAAATGGACGGTGGAGTACGGTCCAGATGTGGGCAGGCCACATGTGGCTCCTGTGGGCCAAGGCATCTGGGAGATGCGGGCAGTGGGGAGCGATAGGCGAATGCTCTGCTCCGTGGCCCGGGGACACAGATTCGTCGTCCTACACGGACTGGCGAGCGCGAAGCGCCGCGAGGTGACACGAGTGAGGCGCGTACGGAAGGTGTCTCCCAGCGTAGGCTGGCGGCACTGGTTTGAGAGGGAGCTAGGCAGCTCGGGGTTTAGGGATGCATTCGAGCGACTGGCTCCGGAGTACGAGATCGCCCGGCAGTTGATTGAACTGCGCAGGCGGTGCGGATTGACGCAGCGGGAAGCCGCTGCCTCGGCCGGGATGTCGCCGCCCGAGCTCGCGAAGATTGAAAGAGGCAAGGTGCTGCCTGGGTTGGAAAAGATGGCGCAGGTGTACGGGGCAGTAGGATACGATCTGGAAGTCCGTCCGGTAACCAGGTCAGGCAGGCCGGCAAAGGGCGTCAGGCCTGTCCGCATCAGGAGCGGCCAGCGCCTCGCGGAGCCGGTCATCCGCATGGCCGCTGAAGGGGACTAA